From the genome of Populus alba chromosome 10, ASM523922v2, whole genome shotgun sequence, one region includes:
- the LOC118034575 gene encoding monothiol glutaredoxin-S2, with protein MERVTKLASERPVVIFSKSTCCMCHTIKTLFCDFGVNPAVHELDEMPGGREIEQELSRGGCPTLPAVFIGGEIVGGANEVMSLHLSRSLIPMLKHAGALWV; from the coding sequence ATGGAGAGGGTGACAAAGTTGGCATCGGAGAGGCCAGTGGTGATCTTTAGCAAGAGCACATGCTGTATGTGCCACACCATCAAGACTCTCTTCTGTGACTTTGGGGTGAACCCGGCTGTCCATGAGCTTGATGAGATGCCCGGAGGAAGGGAAATCGAGCAAGAACTCTCAAGAGGTGGATGCCCAACGTTGCCGGCCGTGTTCATCGGCGGTGAGATTGTTGGTGGAGCCAATGAAGTGATGAGCCTTCACCTTAGTCGTTCCTTAATCCCAATGCTTAAACATGCCGGAGCATTATGGGTTTGA
- the LOC118034529 gene encoding uncharacterized protein produces the protein MFGFSKRRTKLGRVKKVQLSDSTPGIRSPIRPPKRIISSNNANSEGVALTTNNSDELDYNCSSSAPLDISASTSGNAENWMVLSISGDEPTPRFNHAATVIGNKMIVVGGDSGSGLLDDVQVLKFDQFTWTTISSKLYLSPSSLPLKIPACRGHCLVSWGKKALLIGGKTDPASDRISVWAFHTETECWSIIEAKGDIPIARYGHTVVRASSVLILFGGEDAKRKKLNDLHMFDLKSFTWLPLHCTGTGPSPRTNHVAALYDDKILLIFGGTSKSRTLNDLYSLDFETMVWSRTKIRGFHPSPRAGCCGVLCGTKWYIAGGGTRKKRHSETLIFDILKVEWSVAFPSPSSSITTNKGFSLVLVQHKEKDFLVAFGGSKKEPSNQVEVMGIEKNELSMGRHSAPSEGPRHFLFEKCSSSIVLADQLGTGSSQRSVDSITRQNLVSAIEQHGSGRKSLSESLVVDPNSASGNISRRKDFHRKEENSTAAKTAKNLDGNFPSLATELQRNHSDVSVQPKNPVGKINAEEMSCVFEMETSNSQNQGTGNLSIDNEDVLLPESDCTTGGARASIYRLYETKIAALTRKNGVLEGQLAAAFIGQEAAEKNVSSALKSRREMEKKLVDTVREMELLKEKLACVELAQEEANSLSNIVHTDNLRLEHDVAFLKAVLDDTQKELHSTRGVLSGERARAFQLQIEVFHLKQRLQSMENRTPTPRKPFHVH, from the exons ATGTTTGGTTTCTCTAAAAGACGCACAAAACTTGGCAG GGTCAAGAAGGTGCAACTCTCTGATTCTACACCAGGGATTAGAAGTCCTATTAGACCCCCAAAGCGAATTATTAGTAGTAATAATGCCAAT AGTGAAGGTGTTGCACTTACAACAAATAATTCTGACGAGCTTGATTACAATTGCTCCTCTTCTGCTCCGCTGGATATCAGTGCCTCTACATCAGGGAATGCTGAGAACTGGATGGTGTTGTCGATTTCTGGAGACGAACCTACTCCTCGTTTCaac caTGCAGCAACCGTCATTGGGAACAAGATGATAGTGGTTGGTGGAGACTCTGGAAGTGGATTGTTAGATGATGTACAG GTGCTGAAATTTGACCAATTCACCTGGACTACAATTTCATCAAAGCTTTACTTGTCACCCAGCAGTTTGCCATTGAAGATCCCTGCATGCAGAGGCCACTGTCTG GTTTCTTGGGGGAAGAAGGCACTTCTTATTGGAGGAAAAACTGATCCTGCTAGTGACCGAATTTCTG TGTGGGCATTTCACACAGAAACAGAGTGTTGGTCAATCATTGAAGCAAAGGGAGACATTCCG ATTGCCCGCTATGGTCATACAGTGGTCCGAGCAAGctctgttttaattttatttgggggcGAAGATGctaaaaggaagaaattaaatgaCCTGCACATGTTTGATCTCAAATCTTTCACTTGGCTTCCTCTGCATTGCAC AGGAACCGGACCATCTCCAAGAACCAACCATGTAGCAGCTCTTTATGATGATAAAATTCTACTTATATTTGGAGGAACATCCAAGTCCCGGACTCTGAATGACTTGTATTCACTTGATTTTGAAACG ATGGTATGGTCGAGAACAAAGATACGAGGCTTCCATCCATCACCTAGGGCTGGGTGCTGTGGAGTTTTATGCGGAACTAAATGGTACATAGCGGGGGGAGGAACTAGGAAAAAAC GGCACTCAGAAACTTTGATTTTTGATATCTTGAAAGTGGAGTGGTCAGTGGCATTTCCATCACCCTCATCTTCTATTACTACCAACAAG GGATTTAGCCTGGTACTTGTGCAGCACAAGGAAAAGGATTTCCTTGTTGCTTTTGGTGGAAGCAAAAAGGAGCCATCAAATCAG gtTGAAGTAATGGGCATTGAGAAGAATGAATTGTCAATGGGTCGTCATTCTGCTCCTAGTGAAGGCCCTCGACATTTTCTGTTTGAAAAGTGTTCATCATCTATAGTGTTGGCTGATCAACTTGGTACTGGCTCTTCTCAGCGTTCAGTTGATTCAATTACAAGACAAAATTTGGTATCTGCAATTGAACAGCATGGTTCTGGTAGGAAATCTTTGTCAGAGTCCTTGGTTGTTGATCCAAATTCTGCTTCTGGAAATATCTCTCGTCGCAAGGACTTTCACCGCAAGGAAGAAAACAGCACGGCTGCCAAGACAGCAAAGAACTTAGATGGAAATTTTCCATCATTG GCTACTGAACTCCAAAGGAATCATTCTGATGTATCAGTCCAGCCTAAGAATCCAGTTGGTAAAATTAATGCTGAGGAGATGTCTTGCGTATTTGAAATGGAAACTTCTAACTCTCAAAACCAAGGAACTGGAAACCTCTCAATTGATAATGAGGACGTACTATTACCAGAGAGTGATTGTACAACAGGAGGGGCTCGTGCAAGTATATATCGATTGTATGAAACAAAAATAGCTGCTCTAACAAGAAAGAACGGGGTACTTGAAGGACAACTGGCAGCTGCATTTATAGGTCAAGAAGCAGCAGAGAAAAATGTATCCTCTGCCCTGAAGAGCAGACGGGAAATGGAGAAAAAGTTGGTAGACACAGTGAGGGAGATGGAGTTGTTGAAAGAAAAGCTGGCTTGTGTAGAGCTAGCTCAAGAAGAGGCCAACAGCTTATCAAATATTGTCCATACAGACAATCTAAGGCTTGAGCATGATGTGGCTTTCCTGAAGGCTGTTCTGGATGATACTCAGAAG GAGTTGCATTCGACTAGGGGAGTCCTTTCTGGGGAAAGGGCAAGAGCATTCCAACTACAG ATTGAAGTTTTTCATCTCAAACAAAGATTGCAATCTATGGAAAACCGAACGCCTACACCAAGAAAGCCATTCCATGTGCACTGA
- the LOC118034531 gene encoding uncharacterized protein isoform X1 codes for MRLMQSSEPDVNPWWGCVVIGDIDAADDKVATLEGIRRWQSTNCSEEEISVALTFSLWATLEPESSLEEGDAGVWSCKLVHENSPEGVGTSLRRCYFPRPKARRFEIATAILDTSLYFSRIFEGQEIAGN; via the exons ATGAGGCTGATGCAGTCATCTGAGCCTGATGTAAACCCTTGGTGGGGATGTGTGGTGATCGGAGATATCGATGCTGCTGATGATAAGGTTGCTACC TTAGAAGGCATCCGTAGATGGCAATCTACAAATTGTTCAGAGGAGGAGATAAGCGTGGCGTTGACATTTTCTCTCTGGGCTACTCTCGAACCTGAGTCCTCTTTAGAAGAAGGGGATGCAGGTGTCTGGAGCTGCAAGCTTGTGCATGAGAATAGCCCTGAAGGTGTTGGAACCTCTCTACGCAGATG TTATTTTCCTAGGCCCAAAGCAAGAAGATTTGAAATAGCAACCGCTATTCTGGACACTAGCTTGTATTTCTCCAGAATTTTTGAAGGCCAAGAAATAGCAGGCAACTGA
- the LOC118034531 gene encoding uncharacterized protein isoform X2, which produces MRLMQSSEPDVNPWWGCVVIGDIDAADDKLEGIRRWQSTNCSEEEISVALTFSLWATLEPESSLEEGDAGVWSCKLVHENSPEGVGTSLRRCYFPRPKARRFEIATAILDTSLYFSRIFEGQEIAGN; this is translated from the exons ATGAGGCTGATGCAGTCATCTGAGCCTGATGTAAACCCTTGGTGGGGATGTGTGGTGATCGGAGATATCGATGCTGCTGATGATAAG TTAGAAGGCATCCGTAGATGGCAATCTACAAATTGTTCAGAGGAGGAGATAAGCGTGGCGTTGACATTTTCTCTCTGGGCTACTCTCGAACCTGAGTCCTCTTTAGAAGAAGGGGATGCAGGTGTCTGGAGCTGCAAGCTTGTGCATGAGAATAGCCCTGAAGGTGTTGGAACCTCTCTACGCAGATG TTATTTTCCTAGGCCCAAAGCAAGAAGATTTGAAATAGCAACCGCTATTCTGGACACTAGCTTGTATTTCTCCAGAATTTTTGAAGGCCAAGAAATAGCAGGCAACTGA
- the LOC118034531 gene encoding uncharacterized protein isoform X3: MRLMQSSEPDVNPWWGCVVIGDIDAADDKVATLEGIRRWQSTNCSEEEISVALTFSLWATLEPESSLEEGDAGVWSCKLVHENSPEGVGTSLRRWYVYGHSTDLLKPAL; the protein is encoded by the exons ATGAGGCTGATGCAGTCATCTGAGCCTGATGTAAACCCTTGGTGGGGATGTGTGGTGATCGGAGATATCGATGCTGCTGATGATAAGGTTGCTACC TTAGAAGGCATCCGTAGATGGCAATCTACAAATTGTTCAGAGGAGGAGATAAGCGTGGCGTTGACATTTTCTCTCTGGGCTACTCTCGAACCTGAGTCCTCTTTAGAAGAAGGGGATGCAGGTGTCTGGAGCTGCAAGCTTGTGCATGAGAATAGCCCTGAAGGTGTTGGAACCTCTCTACGCAGATG GTATGTCTATGGACACAGCACTGATCTGCTAAAGCCTGCATTGTAG
- the LOC118034530 gene encoding anaphase-promoting complex subunit 7, translating into MDVPKDQITALLDNQLYNSAQILGCFLVSSSTVSLETSPQLKAENQILLGDALFRDREFRRAIHTYKQALHYCKIIPKQSSTTSRSSLSNRSSSPNSFNISAINENEVKFKIASCHSALNETRAALVEMEGIPSKARTLQMSLLMAKLYRSSRHTRFAITCYKECLRHCPYVIEAIIALAELGVAAKDIISLFLQASNRSGRAPLDHTDSTRWVQRYVEAQCCIASNDYKGGLDLFAELLQRFPHNIHLLLEIAKVQAIIGKNDEALMNFEKVRSIDPYIVTYMDEYAMLLKTKGDFSKLNKLVHDLLSIDPTRPEVFVALSVLWEKKDERGALSYAEKSTRIDERHVLGYIMKGTLLLSLKRPEAAVIAFRGAQELRADLRSYQGLVHSYLAFSKIKEALHAAREAMKAMPQSAKALKLVGDVHASNSGGREKAKKFYESALRLEPGYLGAALALAELHVIEGRNGDAVSLLERYLKDWADDSLHVKLAQVFAATNMLQEAMSHYQSALRINPQNEAAKKGLERLEKQMKGVDPDAPEEDEENEIEDADGDQEETDLL; encoded by the exons ATGGATGTGCCAAAGGATCAAATCACAGCTCTTCTCGATAACCAACTCTACAATTCCGCTCAAATTCTT GGTTGCTTTCTGGTCTCATCATCTACTGTTAGTCTCGAAACCAGCCCCCAGCTCAAAGCCGAAAATCAG attcttCTTGGAGATGCATTGTTTCGCGATAGAGAGTTTCGCAGAGCGATT cATACGTATAAGCAAGCATTGCATTACTGCAAGATAATTCCGAAACAGAGTTCGACAACTTCTAGGAGTTCATTATCGAACAGGTCTTCTTCTCCGAATTCTTTTAACATTTCAGCAATTAATGAAAATGAG GTGAAGTTCAAGATCGCATCTTGCCATTCAGCATTGAATGAAACTAGAGCCGCACTTGTTGAG atgGAAGGAATTCCAAGCAAAGCAAGAACTTTACAAATGAGTTTATTGATGGCAAAGCTTTATAGAAGTTCAAGACATACTCGCTTTGCTATCACTTGTTACAAAGAGTGCTTAAG GCATTGCCCTTATGTCATTGAGGCTATCATAGCTTTGGCGGAACTGGGAGTTGCTGCCAAGGATATCATTTCACTTTTTTTACAG GCTTCAAATAGAAGTGGGAGAGCTCCACTTGATCATACTGACTCTACTCGCTGGGTTCAA CGCTATGTTGAGGCCCAGTGTTGTATTGCTTCAAATGATTACAAAG GTGGTTTGGATCTCTTTGCAGAACTCCTGCAACGTTTTCCTCATAACATACATTTATTACTTGAAATTGCAAAG GTTCAAGCCATAATTGGGAAGAATGATGAGGCCTTAATGAATTTTGAGAAG GTTCGATCAATTGATCCATACATTGTAACTTATATGGATGAGTATGCAATGCTTCTAAAGACGAAGGGTGATTTTTCAAAGCTAAACAAGTTGGTGCATGATTTGCTGAGTATTGATCCCACAAGGCCAGAAGTTTTTGTGGCTCTGTCTGTCCTGTGGGAAAAGAAAGATGAGAGAGGAGCGCTGTCTTATGCGGAGAAG AGCACCAGGATTGATGAGAGGCACGTTCTGGGTTACATTATGAAG GGTACTTTGCTATTGTCACTAAAGCGGCCAGAAGCAGCTGTCATTGCATTCAGGGGAGCTCAAGAATTGAGAGCTGATCTCCGCTCATATCAAG GTTTGGTTCATTCTTATTTGGCGTTCTCCAAAATTAAAGAGGCCCTGCATGCTGCCAGGGAGGCAATGAAAGCCATGCCTCAGTCTGCAAAGGCTCTAAAATTAGTAGGGGATGTACATGCTAGTAACTCTGGTGGAAGAGAGAAG GCAAAAAAGTTCTATGAGTCAGCACTGAGGCTGGAACCTGGTTACCTTGGCGCGGCATTAGCTTTGGCTGAGCTTCATGTCATTGAGGGTCGAAATGGAGATGCTGTGTCTCTGCTAGAGCGATATCTCAAAGATTGGGCAGATGACTCTCTTCATGTCAAGTTGGCTCAAGTATTTGCTGCCACTAATATGCTGCAAGAGGCTATGTCACATTATCAGTCTGCATTAAG AATAAACCCACAGAATGAAGCTGCAAAAAAAGGGCTAGAGCGCTTGGAAAAACAGATGAAG GGGGTGGATCCGGATGCacctgaagaagatgaagaaaatgagataGAAGATGCAGATGGAGACCAGGAAGAGACTGATCTTTTATAA